Proteins encoded together in one Miscanthus floridulus cultivar M001 chromosome 16, ASM1932011v1, whole genome shotgun sequence window:
- the LOC136511994 gene encoding eukaryotic peptide chain release factor subunit 1-2-like — translation MGEVHEADKNIEIWRVKKLIKALDAARGNGTSMISLIMPPRDQISRVTKMLGDEYGTASNIKSRVNRQSVLAAITSAQQRLKLYSRVPPNGLMLYTGTIVTDDGKEKKVTFDFEPFRPINASLYLCDNKFHTEALNELLASDDKFGFIIMDGNGTLYGTLSGNSREVLYKFTVDLPKKHGRGGQSAVRFARLRMERRHNYLRKVAELATQYFINPATNQPNIVGLILAGSADFKNELGKSEMFDPRLQAKVVKMIDVSYGGDSGFNQAIEMSAEVLSDVKFVQEKKLIGKFFEEISQDTGKYVLGVQDTMTALEMGAVEILIVWENLDVRRYELKNSVTGETVVKYMNPTQEADQSNFTDEATSGDLEVIDNTQLLEWFAENYHQFGCTLEFVTNKSQEGSQFCRGFGGIGGILRYPADVSAYQDGDLSDGEFDEDFE, via the coding sequence ATGGGCGAGGTACACGAAGCTGACAAGAACATTGAGATCTGGAGGGTCAAGAAGTTAATCAAGGCGCTTGATGCTGCGAGGGGCAATGGCACTAGCATGATTTCTCTCATCATGCCACCTCGTGATCAGATTTCACGCGTCACTAAGATGCTGGGTGATGAGTATGGAACTGCCTCAAACATCAAGAGCAGAGTCAACAGACAGTCTGTGTTGGCTGCCATAACCTCGGCTCAACAGAGGTTGAAGCTTTACAGTCGAGTTCCCCCCAATGGTTTGATGCTCTATACTGGTACCATTGTCACCGATGATGGCAAAGAGAAGAAGGTTACCTTTGACTTTGAGCCATTTAGACCCATTAATGCTTCCCTGTATCTCTGTGACAACAAGTTTCACACTGAGGCACTGAATGAGCTTCTGGCATCTGATGACAAATTTGGTTTCATAATCATGGATGGCAATGGAACACTGTATGGCACACTGAGCGGAAACAGCAGGGAGGTTCTGTACAAGTTCACTGTTGATCTTCCAAAGAAGCATGGGCGAGGAGGGCAATCTGCAGTCCGCTTTGCCCGCCTGCGCATGGAGAGGCGACACAATTACCTGCGCAAGGTTGCTGAGCTTGCGACACAATACTTCATCAATCCTGCCACCAACCAGCCAAACATCGTTGGGCTTATTCTTGCCGGTTCTGCTGACTTCAAGAATGAACTGGGTAAATCTGAGATGTTTGATCCGCGTCTTCAGGCCAAAGTAGTCAAGATGATTGACGTGTCTTATGGTGGGGACAGCGGCTTCAACCAAGCCATCGAGATGTCCGCCGAGGTTCTTTCTGATGTTAAGTTTGTCCAAGAAAAGAAGCTGATCGGGAAGTTCTTTGAGGAGATAAGCCAGGACACAGGGAAGTATGTCCTTGGTGTCCAGGACACCATGACAGCCCTGGAAATGGGCGCGGTAGAAATCCTGATTGTGTGGGAAAACCTTGATGTCAGGCGTTATGAGCTCAAGAACAGTGTCACAGGAGAAACAGTTGTGAAGTACATGAACCCCACTCAGGAGGCTGATCAGAGCAACTTTACTGACGAGGCAACATCCGGGGATCTGGAGGTCATTGACAACACGCAGCTGCTGGAGTGGTTTGCTGAGAACTACCACCAGTTTGGCTGCACACTGGAGTTTGTCACCAACAAGTCCCAGGAAGGTTCTCAGTTCTGCCGGGGATTTGGCGGGATTGGTGGGATCCTCCGCTACCCAGCCGATGTCAGTGCCTACCAGGATGGTGACTTGTCTGATGGGGAGTTTGATGAAGACTTCGAATAG